The Oncorhynchus tshawytscha isolate Ot180627B unplaced genomic scaffold, Otsh_v2.0 Un_contig_8804_pilon_pilon, whole genome shotgun sequence DNA segment TCCTTCCTCTCCGATATAGGTTcggttttttttttgcatttgctGTAATTAGGTAGACAGTAATTACTGTCCAGGTGAGAAAGAACAGAGGATTGTTCCAGAAAGCTGGGTCAGTCAGTTGGCCGTGGATTGTTCCAGAAAGCTGGATCAATCAGTTAGCAGAGGATTGTTCCAGAAAGCTGGATCAGTCAGTTAGCAGAGGATTGTTCCAGAAAGCTGGATCAGTCAGTTAGCCGAGGATTGTTCCAGAAAGCTGGATCAGTCAGTTAGCAGAGGATTGTTCCAGAAAGCTGGATCAGTCAGTTAGCCGAGGATTGTTCCAGAAAGCTGGATCAGTCAGTTAGCCGAGGATTGTTCCGGAAAGCTGGATCAGTCAGTTAGCCGAGGATTGTTCCGGAAAGCTGGAtcagtcagttagccagctaacgtttTGATTGAAGTCATTCCTCTCTAGGAAACGATCCCATTCTGATTGATGGATTGATGGATTGACCTTTCGTTTCTCCCCTTAGGTAAAGGCTCTCTCTCTATAGGGGATCCTGTTGGTTTCCGCTTAGAGtctgaggatgaagaggagaaggaggaggagctgCTGATGGACATGGAAACCTACGATGAGGTGGATCAATATACTATTTAAATCATTACTCGTTGTGTATGACAGCGTGCAACGTGTACATCACTTTAACATGTTTAGGGTTTACTACTGTGTACTTATGGAGACCAGACGTTCTaccaaggatagtaaaacaatggAGACCAGACGTTCTaccaaggatagtaaaacaatggAGACCAAACGTTCTaccaaggatagtaaaacaatggAGACCAGACGttagttaggagttagggttaggagttagggttaggtttaggtttaagagttagggttaggagttagggttaggtttaggtggttaggttaagggttaggtttaggtttaggtggttaggttaaaggttaggtttaggtttaagagttaggggttagtgttagggttaggagttagggttttaggttaggagttaggggttaggtgttagggttaggtttaggtttaagagatagggttaggagttagggttaggagttagggttagagttagggttaggagttagggttagggttaggtttaggtttaacagttagggttaggagttagggttaggagttagggttagagttagggttagagttagggttaggtttaggtttaagagttagggttaggagttagggttaggagttagagttagggttaggtttaggtttaagagttagggttaggagttagggttaggagttaggggttagaagTTAAGGTTAAGGTCAGGCGTTAGGGGTTAGACTAAGGAGttaagggctagggttaggagttaaggttaagagttaggggttaggggttaggagttaaggttaggaggtaggggttaggggttaggagttaagggttaggagttaggaactaggggttaaggtttagggttaggatttaggggttaaggttagggttaggagttaaggttaggagttaggggttaggggttaggagttaaggttaggagttaggggttaggggttaggagttaagggttaggagttaggaactaggggttaaggtttagggttaggatttaggggttaaggttatgtTAAGAGTTTGGGAAAaatggattttgaatgggaatcagttgttttgtccccacaaggatagtaaaacaaacatgtgtgtgtgtgtgtgtgtccatctgtctgtctgtatgtgtggtgTCTACTGTCTAACATTCTGTCCAGGGGCTGTACTTGTACATCAAAGcaacatcaagctgcctcacgctataGAAACAGAGGCTCCTGCCCTCTGGCTCCTTCTGGTTCGGACCAGGCTAACTGGCTGGGTCATACATTCCACCAGGCTGAGGTTGAGGCTGTGCAGCTGTGGGAGCAGAGCCATGAGTTCTCCCTGTCGCTGTATCCCCTCACCAGCAGTTCTGTCTGTGAGGTTGAGGCTGTGCAGCTGTGGGAGCAGAGCCATGAGTTCTCCCTGTCGCTGTATCCCCTCACCAGCAGTCCTGTCTGGGTTATGTCTTGTCTGTTCATCCACCAGGCTGAGGTTGAGGCTGTGCAGCTGTGGGAGCAGGAAACCTGCTAGTACCTCTTCTTCAACTCGTTCTGCTACTGCTGTAGAAACCTGCTAGTACCTCTTCTTCAACTCGTTCTGCTACTGCTGTAGAAACCTGCTAGTACCTCTTCTTCAACTCGTTCTGCTACTGCTGTAGAAACCTGCTAGTACCTCTTCTTCAACTCGTTCTGCTACTGCTGTAGAAACCTGCTAGTACCTCTTCTTCAACTCGTTCTGCTACTGCTGTAGAAACCTGCTAGTACCTCTTCTTCAACTCGTTCTGCTACTGCTGTAGAAACCTGCTAGTACCTCTTCTTCAACTCGTTCTGCTACTGCTGTAGAAACCTGCTAGTACCTCTTCTTCAACTCGTTCTGCTACTGCTGTAGAAACCTGCTAGTACCTCTTCTTCAATGCTTTCTGCTACTGCTGCCGTCCCTAGCACCAGACTCTCCACTCGACCTCCAACCgggtcccctccctccctccactgtgtAACATCGGTCCTGTCTGTGTTCTgggtcccctccctccctccctccctccctccctccctccctccctccctccctccctccctccactgtgtAACATCGGTCCTGTCTGTGTTCTgggtcccctccctccctccccctccctccctccctccctccctccctccctccctccctccctccctccctccctccctccctccctccactgtgtAACATCGGTCCTGTCTGTGTTCTgggtcccctccctccctccctccctccctccctccctccctccctccctccctccctccctccctccctccctccctccctccctccctccctccctccctccactgtatAACATCGGtcctgtctgtgttctgtctcgtCTGTCCATCTACCAGGATGTTGCCGAGGCGATGCAGCTGCAGAGCAGGGCCATGCGTTCTCCCCGTCGCTGTATCCCCCACCAGCAGTCCTGTCTGGGTAACACGCTGCCCTGCTGCGACCCCTGCGATACCCGCTACCCCCGAATGTTCGGCTCCATCTGCTACTGCCGTCGGACGGCCTGCGCCGGCGCTCACCGGCGTCCCTAAAACACTCCTAGAAAACCCTCTACGCCCCCCCCCTCTCACGGTGGGGCCCCTTTCTCTGCCAGTCTACAGTCAGTATCTAATCCATATCCGCAAGGCTTGATTTTACGAGCACGCAAACACAGACTACACATCCCAGGATGCATCAGTGAGACCGGCCAATAGGACACTCTCGTTATGTTGTATTTTCTTCTTGATGTTAACTCtggttgtgttttattttttttaaatgtttcccgATAGGTTAGATGGATGTTACTTTATTGTTCAATGAAAGTCGAAAGACAAATCAATCTCTAAAaaggtcatatatatatatatatataattgtctAAAAAAAAATTgccttagattttttttttttttttttttttttgttaattatttaatctaaaaaaaaaaaactgggaacatattttttttttttaaagagaccaGAATGTAAAATACTTACATTACTCAAATCAAAAGTGGACATTTAAAGTTTGGTTTATTGATTTGAAATAGTGAATCAGGTTCCGTATGTTCATcatgttgtaacggttttctagtggtgatgaaggagagtcggaccaaactgcagcgtgtcgattgcgatccatatttattaaacaaaaaaaacgtaaacacgactaaacactaaacactacaaaacaataaacgtaatgaaaaccgaaaacagcctatctagtgcaaactaacagagagtacaagtaagacactaaggacaatcacccacgacaaactcaaagaatatggctgcctaaatatggttcccaatcagagacaacgataagcatctgcctctgattgagaaccactccagacagccatagactttgctagacaacccactaagctacaatcccaataccaccaccaaaaccccaagacaaacacaccacaattacaaaaaccccatgccacaccctggcctgaccaaatacataaagatgaacacaaaatactttgaccagggcgtgacagaacccccctaaggtgcggactcccgaacgcacctcaaaacaatagggagggtccgggtgggcgtctgtccatggtggcggctccggcgcgggacgtggaccccactcctttaatgtcttagtcccctctcccttcgtccctggatagtccaccctcgccgccgaccatggcctagtagtcctcacccagaaccccactggactgaggagcagatcgggactgaaggacagctcgggaccgaggcagctcgggactgaggggaagctcgggagtgagagaaagctcaggagtgagagaaagctcaggagtgagaggaagctcaggagtgagaggaagctcaggagtgagaggaagctcaggagtgagaggaagctcaggagtgagaggaagctcaggagtgagaggaagctcaggccggtaaatagatctaccagctcctggctggctggtggtctcagcagatcctggctgactggcagatcctggctgactggcagatcctggctgactggcagatctggaagagtctggttgactggcagatctggaagagtctggttgactggcagatctggaagagtctggttgactggcagatctggaagggtctggctgactggcagatctggaagagtctggctgactggcagatctggaagagtctggctgactggcagatctggaagagtctggttgactggcagatctggaagagtctggctgactggcagatctggcggcgctgggcagactggcagatctggcggcgctgggcagactggcggcgctgggcagactggcgatgctgggcagactggcggcgctgggcagactggcggcgctgggcagactggcggcgctgggcagactggcggcgctgggcagactggcggcgctgggcagactggcggtgctgggcagactggcggtgctgggcagactggcgacgctgggcagactggcgacgctgggcagactggcgacgctgggcagactggcgacgctggacagactggcggcgctgggcagactgggggcactggcggcgctgggcagactggcggcactagctgccccatataggctgacagctctggcggcttcttacagactgaccgctctggcggctccgtgctgactggcagctccttgcagactggcagctccttacagactgacagctccgtgcagactgacagctccgtgcagactgacagctccgtgcagactggcagctccgtgcagactggcagctccatgcagactggcagctccatgcagactggctgctccatgcagactggctgctctatgcagactgacatctctggctgcttcatgcggactgacagctctggctgctccatgtagactgactgcttcatgcagactggcagctcgggctgcttcatgtagactgacagctctggctgctccatgtagactggctgcttcatgcagactggcagctcgggctgcttcatgtagactgacagctctggctgctccatgcggactgacagctctggctgctccatgtagactgactgcttcatgcagactggcagctcgggctgcttcatgtagactgacagctctggctgctccatgcggactgacagctctggctgctccatgcggactgacagctctggctgctccatgcggactgacagctctggctgctccatgcggactgacagctctggctgctccatgcggactgacagctctggctgctccatgcagactgacagctctggctgctccatgtagactggctgcttcatgcagactggcagcgcgggctgcttcatgtagactgacagctctggctgcttcatgcagactggcagctctggctgcgctgaacaggcgggagactccggcagcgctggagatgaggaaagctccgacagcgctagataggcgggagacttcggcagcgcaggagagagaaaggctccgacagcgctggagaggcgaggcgcactgtaggcctgatgcgtggtgctggtactggtggtactggaccgaggacacgcacaggaagcctggtgcggggagctgctaccggagggctggggtgtggaggtggtactggatagaccggaccgtgcaggcgcactggagctcttgagcaccgagcctgcccaaccttacctggttgaatgctcccggttgccctgccagtgcggcgaggtggaatagcctgcactgggctatgcaggcgaaccggagacaccgagcgcaaggctggtgccatgtaagccggcccaaggagacgcactggggaccagatgcgtagagccggcttcatggcatttggctcgacgctcaatctagcccggccgatacgcggagctggaatataccgaaccgggctgtgcacccgcactggagacaccgtgcgctcaccagcataacacggtgcctgcccggtctctccagccccccggtaagcacagggagtttgcgcaggtctcctacctggcatagccatactccctgtaagcccccccccaagaaatttttggggctgactcccgggctttcttgccaaccgtgttccctcgtatcgccggctcctctctccggctgcctctgctctcctaagtgcctccacctgttcccatggaaggcgatcccttcccgccaggatctcctcccatgtgtagcaacccttgccatccaatatatcgtcccatgtccaatcctcattgcgccgctgttgctgc contains these protein-coding regions:
- the LOC121843871 gene encoding agouti-related protein is translated as MVNSVFLYCWTLCLIQLATGLVHGNVRLDDSHPGLRRTDDSFLSDIGKGSLSIGDPVGFRLESEDEEEKEEELLMDMETYDEDVAEAMQLQSRAMRSPRRCIPHQQSCLGNTLPCCDPCDTRYPRMFGSICYCRRTACAGAHRRP